Genomic window (Pseudomonadota bacterium):
CTTCTACCTCAAGGCCCAGTTCCCGACGGGCGAGGTGAACTACGAAGACTACCGCACGACGATCACGCTCAACGGCGAGAAGGCGAAGGACAACTACCGGCAGGAGACGGACACGATCTCGCGGCTGGTGTACGGGTTCGCCACGGCCTACATGATGACCGGCGACGATCGGTTCCTCGAGGGCGCCGAGCGCGGCACGGAGTACCTGCGCGACCATATGCGCTTCCTCGATCCGGACGAGAACATCGTCTACTGGTACCATGGGATCGACATTCATGGTCGGCAGGAGACCAAGATCTTCGCCTCGGAGTTCGGCGACGACTTCGACGCCATCCCGGCCTACGAGCAGATCTACGCGCTGGCCGGTCCGATCCAGACCTATCGCGTGACCGGCGACCCGCGCATCCTGCGCGACGCGGAGATGACCGTCGACCTGTTCGATCGGTTCTTCCTCGATAAGGACAAGGGCGGATACTTCTCGCACCTCGATCCTATCATGCTCGATCCGCGCAGCAGCGCGCTGGGCCCGAACAAGGGCAAGAAGAACTGGAACTCCGTCGGCGATCACGCCCCGGCCTACCTGATCAACCTCTACCTGGCGACGGGCGAAGAGCGCTACGCGAAGATGCTGGAGTTCACCTTCGACACGATTGCCGCGCACTTCCAGGACTACGAGCACAGCCCGTTCGTGCAGGAGAAGTTCTTCGAGGACTGGTCGCACGACAACTCGCACATGTGGCAGCAGACGCGGGGCGTGATCGGGCACAACCTGAAGATCGCGTGGAACCTGCTGCGCATGTACGGCCTCAAGCCGAAGCGCGAGTACGAGGCGTTCGCGCGCAAGATCGCCGAGGTCATGCCTGCCGCGGGTGGTGACCGTCAGCGCTGCGGCTGGTACGACGTCATGGAGCGCAATCGCCGCGAGGGCGAGGAGTGGCACCGCTTCGCGTTCCACGATCGCAAGGCGTGGTGGCAGCAGGAGCAGGGCATCCTGGCCTTCCTGATCCTCCACGGGATCCTGCGCGATCCGGAGTACCTGACGCTGGCCCGCGAGTCGTCGGCCTTCTACAACGCGTTCTTCCTCGATCACGACGACGGCGCCGTGTTCTTCAACGTGCTGGCCAGCGGCATCCCCTACCTCATGGGGAACGAACGCTTCAAGGGCAGCCACTCGATGAGCGGCTACCACTCGTTCGAGCTGTCCTATCTGGCCCAGGTCTACACGAACCTGCTCATCACGAAGCAACCGCTCGAGCTGTACTTCAAGCCGCTGCCTGGCGGGTTCAAGGACCGGGTCCTGCGGGTCTCCCCCGACATCCTACCGCCCGGCACGGTGCGCATCGAGCAGGCCTGGATCGACGACGCGCCGACGACCGACTTCGACGCTGAGAAGCTCACGCTCCTTTTGCCCGAAACACAGGAGCGCGTGCGGGTGAAGGTCCGCATCGCGCCGACCGGGATCCGGCCATGAACATCCTGGCGCGGACAGAGGGACGGGTCGTCGTGCTGGAGATCGAGGGAGACGTCGACGGCAAGACGGCGCCGGTGTTCCGGGAGCAGGTCCTCGCGCGGATCGAGCCCGAGGGTCTCGTGCTCCTCGATCTGAACCGAGTCGACTTCATGTCCAGCGCCGGGCTCCGCGTGCTGCTGCTGACCTACCGCGAAGTGGGGTCCAAGAAGGCCCGCGTGGTGCTCGTCGGTCTGAACGACGGCGTCCGGACGAGCATGAGCGCGACCGGCTTTCTGAAGTTCTTCACGGTGCGCGACTCGCTCGCCGAAGGGCTGTCCGCCCTGGAGTAGCCGATGGAACGGATCGACTCGCACGCCACGCACGTCCACGCGGGCTACCGCATCCGCGCCGGCCAGCCCTACCCCTTCGGCGCGACGCTGGCCCCCGGCGGGATCAACTTCTCGGTGTTCTCGCGCCACGCGAGCTACTGCGTGCTCGTGCTGTACGAGCGGGGCGACCGGAAGCCGCTGGTGGAGATCCCGTTCCGCGGCCTGTTCCAGCGGATCGAGGGTGGCGAGCCCGTCTGGGGCGAGTTCCGGATCGGCAACGTGTTCACGATGAC
Coding sequences:
- a CDS encoding AGE family epimerase/isomerase, with translation MNEIAFPISDTVAGYVESFDKAADAFVLKTPGGRKVGVRFVKGTYAWIANNLDEPRQWCGEQMREMIAAGRFVFVYGTYYPEGGGFTYEAQYLIFLGGKLGEFHFEKQDWWVKQISSLGDFYLKAQFPTGEVNYEDYRTTITLNGEKAKDNYRQETDTISRLVYGFATAYMMTGDDRFLEGAERGTEYLRDHMRFLDPDENIVYWYHGIDIHGRQETKIFASEFGDDFDAIPAYEQIYALAGPIQTYRVTGDPRILRDAEMTVDLFDRFFLDKDKGGYFSHLDPIMLDPRSSALGPNKGKKNWNSVGDHAPAYLINLYLATGEERYAKMLEFTFDTIAAHFQDYEHSPFVQEKFFEDWSHDNSHMWQQTRGVIGHNLKIAWNLLRMYGLKPKREYEAFARKIAEVMPAAGGDRQRCGWYDVMERNRREGEEWHRFAFHDRKAWWQQEQGILAFLILHGILRDPEYLTLARESSAFYNAFFLDHDDGAVFFNVLASGIPYLMGNERFKGSHSMSGYHSFELSYLAQVYTNLLITKQPLELYFKPLPGGFKDRVLRVSPDILPPGTVRIEQAWIDDAPTTDFDAEKLTLLLPETQERVRVKVRIAPTGIRP
- a CDS encoding anti-sigma factor antagonist (This anti-anti-sigma factor, or anti-sigma factor antagonist, belongs to a family that includes characterized members SpoIIAA, RsbV, RsfA, and RsfB.), which gives rise to MNILARTEGRVVVLEIEGDVDGKTAPVFREQVLARIEPEGLVLLDLNRVDFMSSAGLRVLLLTYREVGSKKARVVLVGLNDGVRTSMSATGFLKFFTVRDSLAEGLSALE